ATCGAAGAAACCAGAGAGGTAGATCATGCTCGGCAAAACCATCTCACATTACAAAATTCTCGAAAAACTCGGCGAGGGCGGGATGGGCGTGGTGTACAGGGCGCAAGACCTCAGCCTTGATCGCCCGGTGGCGCTCAAGTTTTTGCCCGTTCAGCTGACACAAGATGGTCAGGCTCGGGAGCGTTTTGAACGAGAAGCCCGCGCAGCAGCCAGGTTGAATCATTCCAACATCATTATCATTTATGAAATTGCAGAATTTTCTGGGCAGATCTACATGGCCATGGAATATGTAGAAGGCGAAACACTTGAACAAAGAGTCAAGTCCGGTCCCCTTCTATTCGGACAGGCTGTTGAATTCGCCGTCGCTCTCGCCGATGCCCTGTCCCTGGCCCACCGCAGAGGCATCGTTCACCGCGATATCAAACCCGGGAATATTATGTTATGCGCGGAAGAGCATCGAAAGGCCGGCGGGCAACTCAAGTTGCTCGACTTTGGCCTGGCTCAACTGCAAGGAGTGAGTAAACTCACCCAGGATGGCACGATGGCCGGCACCTTGGCCTATATGTCGCCGGAACAGGCGCAGGGCCGCGAAGCGGATCATCGCAGCGACATATTTTCATTTGGAGCAGTTTTTTACGAAATGCTGACCGGCTCCCCGCCGTTCAGCGGCGAATATGCCGCCGCCGTACTGTATAGCATCGTCAACGAAGAACCGCCGCTCCTCTCGCGGCAGCGGGCCGGGATTCCGAATGAGCTGGAAAGAATTGTCGCGAAAACCATGGCCAAAAAGACGGAGCAACGCTACCAAAGCATGTGTGAGGTATTGGCGGATTTAGCCGGCTACCAATATCGACCGCAAACGCTGCTGGAAAAAACAGGAGCAGAAAAAAAATCCATCGCGGTTTTGCCGTTCGAGGATATCAGCCCCGGAAAACAGAATGAATTTCTCGCCGACGGCATGAGTGAGGAACTCATCCTGGCGCTCTCTCAAAACAGGCAACTGCGCGTCATCGCGCGCACCTCTGTGATGCAATACAAAGGCCAAGTAAAAGATGTGCGGGATGTCGGCCGGGAACTGGGCGTCTCGCATGTGCTGGAAGGGAGCGTGCGCCGGCACGAAGCTCGTCTTCGGGTTACCGCTCAGCTGATTGATGCAACGGACGGGACTCATCTTTGGGCGGACAAATTCGATGGCGTCATGGAGGATATTTTTTCTTTCCAGGAGCATGTGGCCGATCAGGTAACCACCGCTCTGAAGGTTCAGTTGGGTCAGATGGATATTGAGATGCCGGCAAAAAAGCCACCGCAACCGGCAGCCTATGAATATTACCTGAAAGGAAAGCTCTTGCAGGATGCGCCCACACTGCAGAATCTGGACAATTCGGTTTTAATGCTGCAGCGTGCCCTGCAACTGGACGACTCCTATGCCGCCGCTTATGGCAGTCTCTCCGGCGCCTATCTCTGGTACATAGACACGGGATTGCGACCGGATCCGGGGTACCTTGCAAAAGCAGAAACGGTTGCTCATAAAGCTCTGTCGCTGGATGCAAATCAGACGGATGCGCTATATACTCTGGCCAACTTGAAAATGAAACGCGGCGATATTGAAGGAGCCGTCGCACAATTTACAAAAGTATTGCAGACCGATCCCAATCATCGCAATACCCTGCTTTGGCGTACAGTTCTCATTTATATGTCTTCCTATCTGGAGCGGGCATTACAGGAGGCGGATCGACTGCTGGCTATCGATCCGTTC
This is a stretch of genomic DNA from bacterium. It encodes these proteins:
- a CDS encoding protein kinase is translated as MLGKTISHYKILEKLGEGGMGVVYRAQDLSLDRPVALKFLPVQLTQDGQARERFEREARAAARLNHSNIIIIYEIAEFSGQIYMAMEYVEGETLEQRVKSGPLLFGQAVEFAVALADALSLAHRRGIVHRDIKPGNIMLCAEEHRKAGGQLKLLDFGLAQLQGVSKLTQDGTMAGTLAYMSPEQAQGREADHRSDIFSFGAVFYEMLTGSPPFSGEYAAAVLYSIVNEEPPLLSRQRAGIPNELERIVAKTMAKKTEQRYQSMCEVLADLAGYQYRPQTLLEKTGAEKKSIAVLPFEDISPGKQNEFLADGMSEELILALSQNRQLRVIARTSVMQYKGQVKDVRDVGRELGVSHVLEGSVRRHEARLRVTAQLIDATDGTHLWADKFDGVMEDIFSFQEHVADQVTTALKVQLGQMDIEMPAKKPPQPAAYEYYLKGKLLQDAPTLQNLDNSVLMLQRALQLDDSYAAAYGSLSGAYLWYIDTGLRPDPGYLAKAETVAHKALSLDANQTDALYTLANLKMKRGDIEGAVAQFTKVLQTDPNHRNTLLWRTVLIYMSSYLERALQEADRLLAIDPFWPMAHWLHSTIRLHQGMFDAAMAEYEQMISEVPSKLVWLALAYRYVGSLEKARQAAHKLKELEPDGILWPIAFAFIEGAEGKSKKILEYVDERIKAFAWDFYIATYWVASFYAIAGEKDEAFRWLERAVEIGNRNYRWFAVDPNLANVQDDPRFAGFMIKARNEAMKLESFI